The genomic stretch ATCTGGCGGAGAAGAGCGGCCAGCTGCTCAGCCAGGACCCCGCTCACCGCTACCAGACCCTGCAGTGGCTGATGTTCCAGATGGGCGGCATCGGGCCGATGTTCGGCCAGGTCGGGTTCTTCCATTTCTTTGCTGGCAAGGAATATGAAGACAAGCGCCCGCGCGACCGCTATGTCAACGAGTCCAAGCGGCTGCTGGGCGTGCTGGATCGGCATTTGAAAGGTCGGCAGTGGATGGCTGAGGAATACAGCATCGCCGACATCGCCATCTTCCCTTGGGTGCGTAACCTGGTGGAGCGCTACAACGCCCGTGACCTGGTGGGCTTCGACCAATTCAAGGAAGTGCAGCGCGTGCTGGCGAATTTCCTGGAACGGCCAGCCGTGCAGCGTGGCCTGAAAATCCCGGGCTGATCAACCTGTGCAGGGACAGCCTTGCGCAAACTTCGAAACGCCTGCCGGTCGCCCGTAGGAGCGGGTTTACCCGCGAAAGGGCCGGGCCTGCAGGCCAATATCCACCCGCCGTTCACGGTTGCCGCCGCTACCGTATTCGCGGGTAAACCCGCTCCTACACCCGACGGCGTACGGGTTCAGAAGATGTGGTTCAGCAGCCAGTACAGGCTGCCAGCCAACAGCATTGCCGCTGGCAAGGTCAGCACCCAGGCCATCAGCAGATTGAACAACGTGCGCTTCT from Pseudomonas putida encodes the following:
- a CDS encoding glutathione S-transferase translates to MTELSAFPITRKWPAKHPERLQLYSLPTPNGVKVSIMLEEIGLAYEAHKVSFDNDDQLSPEFISLSANNKIPAILDPNGPGGQPLALFESGAILQYLAEKSGQLLSQDPAHRYQTLQWLMFQMGGIGPMFGQVGFFHFFAGKEYEDKRPRDRYVNESKRLLGVLDRHLKGRQWMAEEYSIADIAIFPWVRNLVERYNARDLVGFDQFKEVQRVLANFLERPAVQRGLKIPG